In Uranotaenia lowii strain MFRU-FL chromosome 2, ASM2978415v1, whole genome shotgun sequence, one genomic interval encodes:
- the LOC129750081 gene encoding arfaptin-2 — protein sequence MSHNSEKSIHEMLKASLPSMNDSVEAVHSGTPAETYTKSASFPMSISEQQLQSTLVEESAFIKSGSSALSVLKNWSISTYKCTKQLMLEKMGKCSRTVDMELESQIEQLRDTQKKYLSILRLTRLFSTHFYHCVKTQQALAEAFSDLAQKSPELQEEFLRNSETQRSLTKNGELLLNALNFFTSSISTLCNKTIEDTIINIRQYEAARIEFDAYRIDLANSKSNSPNNTPNDDIQVQYEKYKTSYEKLRADVAIKMQLLDENRIKVMHKQLILLHNAIAAYYSGNAQLLESTLQQFNVKLKSFNTMSSWLEQ from the exons ATGAGTCATAACTCCGAGAAAAGCATTCACGAAATGTTGAAAGCATCGTTGCCATCCATGAATGATAGCGTGGAAGCCGTTCATTCCGGTACTCCAGCAGAAACCTACACGAAAAGTGCTAGTTTTCCTATGTCGATCTCG GAACAACAACTGCAATCAACACTCGTAGAAGAATCTGCCTTCATAAAAAGTGGTTCTTCGGCTTTGTCCGTGTTAAAAAATTGGAGTATTTCTACTTATAAATGTACCAAACAACTTATGCTTGAAAAAATGG GTAAATGTAGCCGAACGGTGGATATGGAGCTAGAATCCCAAATAGAGCAGTTAAGagatactcaaaaaaaatatttatccatACTGCGGTTAACACGATTATTCAGTACTCATTTCTATCACTGCGTGAAAACTCAACAAGCTCTCGCTGAAGCATTTTCAGATCTCGCTCAAAAAAGTCCTGAGCTGCaagaagaatttttaagaaattctgAAACTCAAAGAAGTCTCACGAAAAATGGCGAACTTTTACTAAATGCTCTCAACTTTTTCACGTCATCTATAAGTACTCTTTGCAATAAAACTATCGAAGATACTATAATAAATATCAGGCAATATGAAGCAGCACGTATTGAGTTCGACGCATATCGCATTGATTTGGCTAACAGTAAATCAAATTCGCCAAACAACACTCCAAATGACGATATTCAAGTGCAATACGAGAAGTATAAGACTAGTTACGAGAAACTTCGTGCAGACGTTGCCATTAAAATGCAGCTTTTGGACGAAAATCGA ataaAGGTTATGCACAAACAACTTATTTTACTACATAATGCGATAGCAGCATACTACTCTGGCAATGCACAATTGTTAGAAAGTACATTGCAACAATTCAATGTAAAG CTCAAATCATTTAACACGATGTCATCTTGGCTGGAGCAATGA